The Hymenobacter oligotrophus genome has a window encoding:
- a CDS encoding HD domain-containing protein has translation MHALAPDELITRTAAFVEEKFAFEGSGHDWAHIRRVWLGARAFARAEGADTLVTELAALLHDIADWKFHGGDEEAGPRAAHAWLSSLGADEALIARVEQIIREVSFKGAGVATPASTPEAACVQDADRLDAIGAIGVARAFAYGGHKGRALHDPSVPPVQHGTFAEYKNNGGPTINHFYEKLLHLRERLHTAAARRVADERHAFMEQFLAQFLREWEGSDLERE, from the coding sequence ATGCACGCACTTGCTCCCGATGAGCTGATTACGCGCACCGCCGCGTTTGTCGAAGAGAAATTTGCCTTCGAGGGCTCCGGCCACGATTGGGCGCACATCCGCCGGGTATGGCTGGGCGCGCGCGCATTTGCCCGGGCCGAAGGGGCCGATACCCTCGTAACCGAACTAGCCGCCCTGCTCCACGACATTGCCGATTGGAAGTTCCACGGCGGCGACGAAGAAGCCGGACCTAGGGCCGCGCACGCTTGGCTTAGCAGCCTAGGTGCCGATGAGGCGTTGATAGCCCGCGTCGAGCAGATCATTCGGGAGGTTTCGTTTAAGGGCGCCGGCGTGGCCACGCCCGCCAGCACCCCCGAGGCTGCCTGCGTGCAGGATGCCGACCGCCTCGATGCCATCGGGGCCATTGGCGTGGCGCGGGCGTTTGCCTACGGCGGGCACAAGGGCCGCGCCCTGCACGACCCCAGCGTACCGCCCGTGCAGCACGGGACATTCGCCGAGTACAAAAACAACGGCGGCCCCACCATCAACCATTTCTACGAAAAGCTCTTGCACCTGCGCGAGCGGCTTCATACCGCCGCGGCCCGCCGCGTGGCGGATGAGCGGCATGCTTTCATGGAGCAGTTCCTGGCGCAGTTTCTGCGGGAGTGGGAGGGAAGCGACTTGGAACGTGAATAA
- the gyrA gene encoding DNA gyrase subunit A: protein MAEGEKIIPINIEDEMRGAYIDYSMSVIISRALPDVRDGLKPVHRRVLYGMSELGVSYNKAYKKSARIVGEVLGKYHPHGDSSVYDTMVRMAQDWSLRYPLVDGQGNFGSIDGDSPAAMRYTEARLKRLADELLGDLDKDTVDFQANFDDSLEEPSVMPAKFPNLLVNGSSGIAVGMATNMAPHNLTEVVDGIVAYLANPEITVQELMEYVKAPDFPTGGVIYGYEGVRQALETGRGRIVMRAKTHFETTPTGKEQIIVTEVPYMVNKAAMIQRTAELINEKKIEGISDLRDESDRDGLRVVYDLKRDAVPQVVLNNLFKYTQLQSTFGVNNVALVKGRPMTLNLRDLIVHFVEHRSEVIIRRTKFELAEAQKRAHILEGLLIALDHLDEVIALIRSSRDPELARAQLIERFALSDVQARAILDMRLQRLTGLERDKIVNEYQELMKLIDHLKAVLDSPEMQRDIIRTELSDIRDRYGDSRRTEIEYAGGDIDFESLIAEESMVITISNEGYIKRTSLDEYRAQGRGGLGSRGASSKEADFTEHLFVASTHDFLLLFTEGGRLYWIKAYELPEGGKAAKGRPIQNLIPELANDPVRSVLNVRDLRDPDYAQNNYLMFCTEQGTVKKTTLEAYSRPRAAGINAITINEGDRLLDVQLTTGSSEVILASKQGRAVRFNEANVRPMGRTAAGVRGITLAEDADDRVVGMVCLADPNKELLVVSETGYGKRSPIDDYRITNRGAKGVSTLKVTEKTGALVAIKDVNDDDDLMIINRSGITIRLRVADVRSIGRATQGVRLIKINEGDEISSVAKVAAEDKELEEAELAVEQQEGSPLELASEQPNDVETLGAE from the coding sequence ATGGCTGAAGGCGAAAAGATTATTCCCATCAACATTGAGGACGAGATGCGCGGCGCGTACATCGACTACTCGATGTCCGTTATCATCTCGCGTGCCTTGCCCGATGTGCGCGACGGCCTGAAGCCGGTGCACCGCCGTGTGCTTTACGGCATGAGCGAGCTGGGCGTATCCTACAACAAGGCATACAAGAAAAGCGCCCGTATCGTAGGGGAGGTGCTGGGTAAGTATCACCCGCACGGCGACTCCTCGGTATACGACACCATGGTGCGCATGGCGCAGGATTGGTCGTTGCGCTACCCGCTCGTCGATGGCCAGGGCAACTTCGGCTCCATCGACGGCGACTCGCCGGCGGCCATGCGTTACACCGAAGCCCGCCTCAAGCGCTTGGCCGATGAGCTGCTCGGCGACTTGGACAAGGACACGGTTGATTTCCAGGCTAACTTCGACGACTCGCTCGAGGAGCCCTCGGTAATGCCCGCCAAATTCCCGAACCTGCTGGTCAACGGCTCGTCGGGTATTGCCGTGGGTATGGCCACCAACATGGCGCCGCACAACCTCACGGAGGTAGTGGACGGCATCGTGGCTTACTTGGCCAACCCCGAGATTACCGTGCAGGAGCTGATGGAGTACGTGAAGGCTCCGGACTTCCCTACGGGTGGTGTCATTTACGGTTACGAAGGCGTACGCCAGGCCCTGGAAACGGGCCGGGGCCGCATCGTAATGCGCGCCAAAACGCACTTCGAAACCACGCCCACCGGCAAGGAGCAAATCATCGTTACCGAGGTTCCCTATATGGTGAACAAGGCGGCAATGATTCAGCGCACGGCCGAGCTGATCAACGAGAAAAAGATCGAGGGCATTTCGGACCTGCGCGACGAGTCGGACCGCGACGGTTTGCGCGTGGTGTACGACCTTAAGCGCGATGCTGTGCCACAGGTGGTGTTGAACAACCTGTTCAAGTACACCCAGCTGCAGTCGACGTTCGGCGTGAACAACGTGGCCCTGGTAAAAGGCCGCCCCATGACGCTGAACCTGCGCGATTTGATCGTGCACTTCGTGGAGCACCGCAGCGAGGTTATCATCCGCCGCACCAAGTTTGAGCTGGCCGAAGCCCAGAAGCGTGCCCACATCCTGGAGGGCCTGCTGATTGCGCTCGACCACCTCGACGAGGTTATTGCTCTCATTCGTTCGTCGCGCGACCCGGAACTGGCCCGTGCGCAGCTCATCGAGCGGTTTGCCTTGAGCGACGTGCAGGCCCGCGCGATTCTGGACATGCGTTTGCAGCGCCTCACCGGCCTCGAGCGCGACAAGATCGTGAACGAGTACCAGGAGCTGATGAAGCTCATCGACCACCTGAAGGCCGTGCTGGACTCGCCCGAAATGCAGCGCGACATTATCCGGACCGAGCTGAGCGACATTCGCGACCGGTACGGCGACTCGCGCCGCACCGAAATCGAGTACGCCGGCGGCGACATCGACTTTGAGTCGCTGATTGCCGAGGAATCGATGGTAATCACCATCTCCAACGAAGGCTACATCAAGCGCACCTCGCTCGATGAGTACCGTGCCCAGGGCCGCGGTGGCCTAGGTTCGCGCGGCGCTTCATCGAAGGAGGCCGACTTCACCGAGCACCTGTTTGTGGCATCCACCCACGACTTCCTGTTGCTCTTCACCGAAGGCGGCCGCTTGTACTGGATCAAAGCCTACGAACTGCCCGAGGGCGGTAAAGCAGCCAAAGGTCGTCCGATTCAGAACCTGATTCCGGAGTTGGCCAACGACCCGGTGCGTTCGGTACTGAACGTGCGCGATTTGCGCGACCCCGACTACGCCCAGAACAACTACCTGATGTTCTGCACGGAGCAGGGCACCGTGAAGAAAACCACGCTCGAGGCATACTCGCGCCCTCGTGCGGCCGGCATCAACGCCATCACCATCAACGAAGGCGACCGTCTGCTCGACGTGCAGCTCACGACGGGCAGCAGCGAGGTTATCCTGGCCTCCAAGCAAGGTCGAGCTGTTCGTTTTAACGAAGCCAATGTGCGCCCGATGGGCCGGACGGCGGCCGGTGTACGGGGTATCACCCTAGCCGAAGACGCGGACGACCGTGTGGTGGGTATGGTGTGCCTGGCCGACCCGAACAAGGAACTGCTGGTGGTATCGGAAACGGGTTACGGCAAGCGCAGCCCCATCGACGACTACCGCATTACCAACCGCGGCGCCAAAGGGGTAAGCACCCTGAAGGTGACCGAGAAAACCGGCGCGCTTGTTGCCATTAAAGATGTCAACGACGACGACGATCTGATGATCATCAACCGCTCGGGCATTACCATCCGTTTGCGCGTGGCTGATGTTCGCTCGATTGGCCGCGCCACGCAGGGCGTACGTCTGATCAAGATCAACGAAGGCGACGAGATTTCGTCGGTGGCGAAAGTAGCCGCCGAAGACAAAGAGCTGGAAGAGGCCGAGTTGGCCGTCGAACAGCAGGAGGGAAGCCCGCTGGAGCTGGCCTCCGAGCAACCCAACGATGTGGAAACCCTAGGTGCCGAGTAA
- a CDS encoding tetratricopeptide repeat protein, which produces MKKTLLTVLAALAIQVASAQNSAVTNAILMQKQGTLDKARTEIDKAITHEKTKDKAKTWYTRGEIYEGMAQSPIYGKALQPGEGTKVAFESYQKAIALEGKDSDYGKQATQRLENIYGIALNSGVESYNAQKYDDALASYRMAQQIKPQDTTALLYAAYAAEAKQDLGQAKENYGKLMAINYKSPQMYGRLLQIARQEKNEAEANKVIQQALVAYPNNKQFLLEDLNIALSSGRGPQAIEKIQKAIAADPNNSNLYSVLGSVHEQNKQPEQALAAHKKAVELDPKNFDSQFNIGVYYFNKGADIFKTVNKMDLKTYQAKGKTMEANGKKFMEQAIPYFETAMQLNPNEAGVRNALQKAYTSVGRKADAEKLMK; this is translated from the coding sequence ATGAAGAAAACACTTCTGACGGTTCTGGCCGCGCTGGCTATTCAAGTGGCTTCGGCACAGAACTCGGCCGTTACCAATGCCATCCTCATGCAAAAGCAGGGCACGCTCGACAAGGCGCGCACTGAAATTGACAAGGCCATTACCCACGAAAAAACCAAGGACAAGGCCAAAACCTGGTACACCCGTGGCGAAATCTACGAGGGCATGGCCCAGAGCCCGATTTACGGCAAGGCGCTGCAACCCGGCGAAGGCACCAAAGTAGCGTTCGAATCGTATCAGAAAGCCATTGCGCTGGAAGGCAAAGACAGCGACTACGGCAAGCAGGCCACGCAGCGCCTCGAAAATATCTACGGCATCGCGTTGAACTCCGGCGTGGAAAGCTACAACGCGCAGAAGTACGACGACGCGTTGGCTTCGTACCGCATGGCGCAGCAGATTAAGCCGCAAGACACCACCGCTTTGCTGTACGCTGCCTACGCCGCCGAGGCCAAGCAAGACCTAGGGCAGGCCAAGGAAAACTACGGCAAGCTGATGGCCATCAACTACAAGTCGCCGCAGATGTACGGCCGCTTGCTGCAAATTGCTCGCCAAGAGAAGAACGAAGCGGAAGCCAACAAAGTCATTCAGCAAGCTTTGGTTGCTTACCCGAACAACAAGCAGTTCTTGCTCGAAGATCTAAACATCGCTCTGAGCTCGGGCCGCGGGCCGCAGGCAATCGAGAAAATTCAGAAGGCCATTGCCGCCGATCCGAACAACTCGAACTTGTACTCGGTGCTCGGCTCGGTACACGAGCAGAACAAGCAGCCGGAGCAAGCCTTGGCGGCTCACAAAAAAGCCGTTGAGCTAGACCCGAAGAACTTCGACTCGCAGTTCAACATCGGTGTTTATTACTTCAACAAAGGCGCCGATATCTTCAAAACCGTTAACAAGATGGATTTGAAGACTTACCAGGCCAAAGGCAAGACCATGGAAGCCAACGGCAAGAAGTTTATGGAACAGGCTATTCCGTACTTCGAAACCGCCATGCAGCTCAACCCGAACGAAGCAGGCGTGCGCAACGCGCTTCAGAAAGCTTACACTAGCGTTGGCCGCAAAGCCGATGCTGAGAAGTTGATGAAATAG
- a CDS encoding ArnT family glycosyltransferase — protein sequence MGNTLFAAAGWPRRWVQWVVLGLVLGFGLFAELGAPEIGLMEARNFVAAREMHAGGSWLLPTLNGELRLAKPPLPTWLVAGVMQLTGNTTDLGLLRLPSAVGACLLVLFFWALARQLTPPADAGRTAWLAALVLASSLLLLTVGRDGNGWDVYAYCFATGALAAFARGLEQPAYGWGWFGLAGVLLGLSALSKGPVALYGMVLPFALAYLWKFDSANLRRCKAGLLVMAAVGVLVAGAWPLYVYLHHAAEAAQVAQTESSSWASRHVQPLWYYLNFPVFMGLWALAALGALVWPYARPRCQPYVPYAFAVAWALLTVALLSVVPEKKERYLLPVLPPLALLVAGLLRHWLSVSQLQLRRPDTWLLRAWVGVLALACLCTPLALAWAKLPSFEPASVRFWAVGGVCMALFAGLALALPRRMAAGAVVASVAAVVTVTALLLPAYTEWRARRQEAGLRPQAVVVAEHPELRNLPVYALSPMQVKWVWGAGRAVPLISASPDTIPFRRLPVMVYAAQRAEAAVPKSWQQRFRVCTLDSFNLGNRHSDGKWYLNLVMER from the coding sequence ATGGGCAACACTTTGTTTGCGGCGGCGGGCTGGCCGCGCCGCTGGGTGCAGTGGGTTGTGTTGGGGCTGGTGCTTGGGTTTGGGTTGTTTGCCGAGCTAGGCGCGCCCGAAATAGGCCTGATGGAGGCGCGCAATTTTGTGGCCGCCCGCGAGATGCACGCTGGCGGCTCGTGGCTCCTGCCAACCCTTAATGGGGAGCTTCGCCTTGCCAAGCCGCCGTTGCCAACCTGGCTGGTGGCAGGGGTGATGCAGCTTACCGGCAACACCACCGACCTAGGGCTGCTGCGTTTGCCTTCGGCTGTGGGGGCCTGCCTGCTGGTGTTGTTTTTCTGGGCCCTGGCCCGCCAGCTTACCCCGCCCGCCGACGCAGGCCGCACCGCTTGGCTGGCGGCGCTGGTGTTGGCCAGCTCGTTGCTGCTGCTCACCGTAGGCCGCGACGGCAACGGGTGGGACGTGTATGCGTACTGCTTTGCCACCGGCGCTCTGGCGGCCTTTGCACGGGGGCTCGAGCAACCCGCCTACGGGTGGGGGTGGTTTGGGCTGGCGGGTGTGCTGTTAGGTTTATCAGCGCTCAGCAAGGGCCCGGTGGCCCTCTACGGCATGGTGCTGCCCTTTGCGTTGGCTTACCTCTGGAAATTCGATTCAGCCAACCTGCGCCGTTGTAAAGCGGGCCTGTTGGTTATGGCGGCCGTGGGCGTGCTGGTAGCGGGGGCGTGGCCCTTGTATGTGTACTTGCACCACGCCGCCGAGGCGGCGCAGGTAGCGCAAACCGAAAGCAGCTCGTGGGCCAGCCGGCACGTGCAGCCGCTTTGGTACTACCTGAATTTTCCGGTTTTTATGGGGCTGTGGGCGTTGGCGGCCCTAGGGGCGTTGGTTTGGCCGTACGCCCGGCCCCGGTGCCAACCCTACGTGCCGTATGCCTTCGCCGTGGCCTGGGCACTGCTGACGGTTGCGTTGCTCTCGGTGGTGCCCGAGAAGAAAGAACGGTACCTGTTGCCGGTGCTGCCGCCGCTGGCTTTGTTGGTGGCCGGGCTCTTGCGCCATTGGCTTTCCGTGAGCCAGCTACAGCTCCGGCGCCCCGACACATGGTTGCTGCGGGCATGGGTAGGGGTGTTGGCCTTGGCTTGCCTGTGTACGCCGCTTGCCTTGGCCTGGGCAAAATTACCCTCCTTCGAACCTGCGTCGGTCCGGTTCTGGGCTGTGGGTGGGGTTTGTATGGCCCTGTTTGCCGGGCTTGCGCTGGCACTACCTAGGCGTATGGCAGCCGGCGCTGTGGTGGCCAGTGTTGCAGCAGTGGTAACCGTAACCGCTTTGCTGTTGCCTGCCTATACCGAATGGCGCGCCCGCCGGCAGGAGGCTGGTCTTCGCCCGCAAGCGGTAGTGGTGGCCGAGCATCCAGAGCTCCGCAACCTGCCGGTGTACGCGCTGAGTCCCATGCAGGTGAAATGGGTTTGGGGAGCCGGTAGGGCAGTGCCGCTCATTTCTGCGTCACCCGACACCATTCCGTTCCGGCGTTTGCCCGTCATGGTATACGCCGCTCAGCGCGCCGAAGCGGCAGTACCGAAATCGTGGCAGCAACGCTTCCGGGTTTGTACCCTCGACAGCTTTAACCTAGGGAACCGCCATTCCGACGGCAAGTGGTACCTGAACTTAGTAATGGAGCGTTAG
- a CDS encoding GDP-mannose 4,6-dehydratase, translating to MLTPVSAPNYMPTVLVTGCAGFIGSHLCERLLADGFRVYGLDNFDPFYRRETKEQNLTGLLGHPNFGFAELDLRHGVETLNAAFPDETPDVVVHLAAKAGVGPSVNEPAAYLDNNVVGTTHLLEWMRLRGVQRLLFASSSSVYGNTPRRPFREDEPLLASCISPYAASKLAGEQLTYTYHHLYQLSVLNARFFTVYGPRQRPDLAIHKFIRLLRAGQPIPVFGDGTTARDYTYVTDTVDGIVRGVRYLMAQARVYETINLGNNRPIPLLELVAAAGKAVGVTPELQFQPMQAGDVEVTFADISKAQQLLGYNPATSLETGLQAFVHWLDAVPEPAQA from the coding sequence ATGCTTACCCCTGTTTCTGCTCCCAACTACATGCCCACGGTTCTGGTTACCGGCTGCGCAGGCTTTATCGGTTCGCACCTTTGCGAGCGGTTGCTAGCCGACGGATTTCGCGTGTACGGGCTCGACAATTTCGACCCGTTCTACCGTCGCGAAACGAAAGAGCAAAACCTGACCGGCTTGTTGGGCCACCCAAACTTTGGGTTTGCCGAGTTGGACTTGCGCCACGGCGTAGAAACCCTGAACGCAGCGTTTCCCGACGAAACACCCGACGTGGTAGTGCACCTGGCGGCCAAAGCCGGCGTAGGGCCATCGGTAAACGAGCCCGCCGCTTACCTCGATAACAATGTGGTGGGCACCACCCACCTGCTCGAATGGATGCGCTTACGCGGGGTGCAGCGCTTGCTATTTGCTTCGTCGTCGTCGGTATACGGCAACACGCCGCGCCGGCCATTCCGCGAAGATGAACCCCTGCTGGCTTCGTGTATTTCGCCCTATGCGGCCTCCAAACTGGCCGGCGAGCAGCTAACCTACACCTACCACCACCTCTACCAGCTGAGCGTACTGAACGCGCGCTTCTTTACCGTGTACGGGCCGCGCCAACGGCCCGATTTGGCTATCCACAAGTTCATTCGGCTGCTGCGCGCTGGCCAACCCATTCCGGTATTTGGGGATGGCACCACGGCCCGCGATTATACCTACGTAACCGATACAGTAGATGGCATTGTGCGCGGGGTGCGTTACCTCATGGCGCAGGCGCGGGTGTACGAAACCATCAACCTGGGCAATAACCGCCCAATACCCTTGCTCGAGCTGGTTGCCGCCGCGGGCAAAGCCGTTGGCGTAACTCCCGAGTTGCAGTTTCAGCCCATGCAAGCCGGCGACGTTGAGGTAACCTTTGCCGACATCAGCAAAGCGCAACAGCTGCTCGGCTATAACCCGGCTACCTCGCTCGAAACGGGGCTGCAGGCGTTTGTGCACTGGCTTGATGCCGTACCCGAGCCCGCGCAAGCCTAA
- a CDS encoding lipid-A-disaccharide synthase N-terminal domain-containing protein, producing the protein MKTETVALLIGLASQLLFSSRIVVQWVQSERAKRVLVPSVFWQISLVSSFLMIIYGMLRHDPIILGAQVISYAIYIRNLQLLGEWGKLTPVFRFAAYAFPLAALGWFVAGTPHFSLQAMLSSRIPGGWLLLGAVGQTVFLLRFVYQWLYSERKGESVLPLGFWLVSFVGSVMILVYAALRHDAVLILGNVFGTVVYARNIVLLRRELQQPTTEAAANAAPIEEPEVQAR; encoded by the coding sequence ATGAAAACCGAAACCGTTGCCCTGCTGATCGGGCTTGCGTCGCAGCTGCTCTTCTCGAGCCGCATTGTGGTGCAATGGGTTCAGAGCGAGCGGGCCAAGCGGGTACTGGTGCCCAGTGTGTTCTGGCAAATCAGCCTGGTGTCGTCGTTTCTGATGATCATTTACGGCATGCTGCGCCACGACCCCATCATTCTGGGGGCGCAAGTCATCAGCTATGCCATTTACATCCGCAACCTGCAGCTGCTGGGCGAGTGGGGCAAGCTCACGCCGGTGTTTCGGTTTGCGGCCTACGCGTTTCCGTTGGCAGCCCTAGGTTGGTTTGTGGCCGGCACGCCGCATTTCAGCCTGCAAGCCATGCTTTCCTCGCGCATTCCGGGGGGGTGGTTGCTGCTCGGGGCGGTGGGGCAAACGGTGTTCCTGCTGCGTTTTGTGTACCAGTGGCTCTACTCGGAGCGCAAAGGAGAGTCGGTGTTGCCGTTGGGTTTCTGGCTGGTTAGCTTCGTCGGCTCCGTGATGATTCTGGTGTACGCTGCGCTGCGCCACGATGCGGTGCTGATACTGGGCAACGTTTTCGGTACGGTGGTGTATGCCCGCAACATCGTGTTGCTCCGCCGCGAACTTCAGCAGCCCACCACCGAAGCGGCTGCCAATGCAGCGCCCATCGAGGAACCGGAAGTGCAGGCCAGATAG
- a CDS encoding glycosyltransferase: MPDNSRYLATQSFTVLVPVYNEEESLQQFVAEMNKFLEVTPVATTVLFVNDGSTDGSLALMRNICRQDTRYEFVSLAQNRGLSTAIKAGIDHARGTLVGYIDSDIQTTPMDFLELLPFLPEYDMATGIRAKRQDSPVKLLSSKIANNFRRLMINDGIVDTGCPLKILKTEYARRIPLFHGMHRFLGALVQLQGGKVKQLPVRHFPRFAGTAKYNLWNRLWKPLVDTFGYRWIRSRWKNYEIGEKHHHAA, encoded by the coding sequence ATGCCCGATAACTCCCGCTACCTCGCCACGCAGTCGTTTACCGTTTTGGTGCCGGTTTACAACGAAGAAGAAAGCCTGCAGCAGTTTGTGGCCGAGATGAACAAGTTTCTGGAAGTAACCCCGGTGGCTACTACCGTGCTGTTTGTCAACGACGGCTCCACCGACGGCTCCTTGGCGCTGATGCGCAACATCTGCCGCCAAGACACCCGCTACGAGTTCGTTTCGCTGGCCCAAAACCGCGGGCTAAGCACGGCCATCAAAGCCGGCATCGACCATGCCCGGGGCACCCTGGTGGGCTACATCGATTCGGACATCCAGACCACGCCCATGGACTTCCTGGAGCTGCTGCCGTTTTTGCCCGAGTACGATATGGCAACGGGCATTCGGGCCAAGCGGCAGGATTCGCCGGTGAAGCTGCTTTCGTCGAAAATCGCGAACAATTTTCGGCGGTTAATGATTAACGATGGGATTGTGGATACGGGCTGCCCGCTCAAGATCCTCAAAACGGAATACGCCCGGCGCATTCCGCTGTTCCATGGCATGCACCGTTTCCTGGGTGCGTTGGTGCAGTTGCAAGGCGGCAAGGTAAAGCAGCTGCCGGTGCGGCACTTTCCGCGCTTTGCCGGCACGGCCAAGTATAACCTCTGGAACCGGTTGTGGAAGCCCCTGGTGGATACCTTCGGCTACCGCTGGATTCGCTCGCGCTGGAAGAACTACGAAATCGGAGAGAAGCACCACCACGCCGCCTAG
- a CDS encoding DUF3575 domain-containing protein has translation MKHVLIASVAVLFGLAPVVGQAQSEPSVGPVQTTPAGKAHALKLGLLGNWNRGVMLSYERQLGAHSSLQGGVAYWKSSYRGFTRTNLHEISVELTYRRYLQSSKPVLIGWYAAGGVVYLGNSFSRGSASSSEDWYHDGQALKLNIGRQFQLGQRFTFDINLGPSMAFAVIRPYKYDPQLQSYQPAERKKLVTNTGLAAALQFGYRL, from the coding sequence ATGAAGCACGTTTTAATCGCATCTGTTGCGGTCCTGTTCGGCCTTGCACCGGTTGTCGGGCAGGCACAATCCGAACCAAGCGTCGGGCCAGTTCAAACCACGCCTGCGGGCAAAGCGCATGCCCTTAAGCTGGGGCTGCTGGGAAACTGGAACCGGGGTGTGATGCTCAGCTACGAACGCCAGTTGGGGGCACATTCGAGCCTACAAGGCGGGGTGGCCTATTGGAAGAGTTCGTACCGTGGCTTTACCCGAACAAACTTGCATGAGATTTCCGTTGAGCTAACCTACCGGCGTTACTTGCAGTCGAGCAAACCTGTTCTTATTGGTTGGTACGCCGCCGGCGGAGTTGTTTACCTAGGCAACAGCTTCAGCCGCGGTAGCGCGAGCAGCTCGGAGGATTGGTACCACGATGGCCAAGCCCTTAAGCTGAACATCGGCCGGCAATTTCAGCTTGGCCAGCGTTTCACGTTTGATATAAACCTAGGGCCGAGCATGGCCTTTGCGGTAATTCGCCCTTACAAGTACGATCCGCAACTGCAGAGCTACCAACCTGCCGAGCGCAAAAAGCTTGTTACCAACACCGGCCTGGCCGCGGCGCTGCAGTTTGGTTATCGTTTATAG